Genomic window (Granulicella arctica):
AGTAGACGTCTACCGTGCTTCCAGGTCTCCGAAATGCCACCTCCGTTCGCAGAGCAGCACCAGGGTCGCCCTTGACGTAGAAGCAACGTTGCAACTTTCATAATCAATCGCGTACGCACCGTGCTAACCTCCCTCAAATTTATGAAAGAGGTGTTGCTCGATGCGAAGACTCTTCTGCCTGTTCCTACTCTTAGCTATCCCGGATCTTCTGCTGGCTCAGTCCAGTAAAGACGCATGGTCCAGCGTCATGGCTCTCCAGGTAGGTCAGAAGGTCCAGGTGCTGGACATCGGCGCCAAGAAGCACAACGGTACGGTAGCCGCCGTGTCCGACGACGCCATCTCCCTCCGATTCTCATCCGGCGATCAGAGTGTTCGAAGGCAGGATGTCCGCTACGTCAAGCTCATGGAAAACAAGCACCGCCTGCGAAATACGCTCATCGGCACGGGAATCGGCGGTGGCGCTGGTGCCGCTATCCTCGCCGCCGCATGGGAGTCCAATGGCTTCGTTAAAGGCAAGGGCACCGGAGCCGCCGTTGGCCTGGCTCTCGGCGCTATCGTCGGCGCAGCCGTGGGGGTATCCTTGCCCTCGCATGGCACCATCTACGCCACGCCATAGTGGTTCGTACGTCTGCACGGCTGCAGTTTAGTGCAACGCCGGGCGCGAACGCATCAGCGTCCGATGGCGCCGCATCAGCAGTACCAAAGCTCGTCGAAGGTACATCGCCAGCAGCGGCATCGTAATCACTGCAAAAATTCCCCAAACAACGAGTGCGTGCCATTCCCACTGCCAGATGTCACGAAACAAACGCCAGGGATGGTGGCTCAGATGTTCGATCTGCTGGCGGCTTAGCGGCAGGCGCCGTGTATGAAAGAGGTGTACGCCCACTTGAATGAACGGGATGAACAGGAGCAGGTGGAGCGGCGTCATGGCATGTGCACCAACCTGCGAGGCGATCTGATTGAGGCCGAAGACCCACGCAAGCATGACCACCAGGAGCGTGGTGATACCCACAGATGGATTGATGCCGATGACGATCCCGAGCGCCAGACTCCACGCTAACCGGCGAGGCGACACCCCACCCCGCAGTTGACGCAACAGAGGGCGGAGTACGCGGCAACGAAAGAACTCTCGGACTGACTCAGGCACAAGCACAATAAGATGGGATGCGCCGCGTCTGCCGTTCGGTTGTGACCGAAAGCTCCCGCCATATCGACATGTTAGGTCGACCCTTCATCGTTGTCGCCGCAAACGCCGTCATGGCTCTTAGTCGGACTCCGCGTCTGGTTGGTTATGGTGGAGACCATGGCGAGATTGGGAATCGTGTTGAACCTGCTCGATCTCATCGTCAAGACGCATTTGACTGTCGTTCCAGATGTCGGTCTAACGATCAGGATTTGCTTGCTGTTGCTAC
Coding sequences:
- a CDS encoding DUF2062 domain-containing protein; its protein translation is MLVPESVREFFRCRVLRPLLRQLRGGVSPRRLAWSLALGIVIGINPSVGITTLLVVMLAWVFGLNQIASQVGAHAMTPLHLLLFIPFIQVGVHLFHTRRLPLSRQQIEHLSHHPWRLFRDIWQWEWHALVVWGIFAVITMPLLAMYLRRALVLLMRRHRTLMRSRPALH